From Oryzias latipes chromosome 18, ASM223467v1:
TGCTGCCGGTTCATGACACAATGATATCATTTAGAGTCAAAGAAGTCTGACTCACATTGTGGACACATTCAGGTCTTCTCTGATGGTCAAAGAATTGTATAAAAGATGCGTAATAAGGAGCAACCAGGTTTATCCCTCAGATCAATggaaaagacattttatttgagaCAGAGAAAATGCTTTCTGGTTGTTCTTGACAGCTGTCGGACCTCCAGTCAACTCcaggctcctcttcctcattttgTGTTCTCCCCTCATTCCATCTCTGCAGGATGCTGATAAATAAGGATGTCAGCATCCCCCCAGAGACATTCCGCAAGCACGTGGACGCCAGTTTGACCTACATCAACCGAGGCCTGAAGCAGATGAGCCGTCTCTTCCTGGTGGAGGATCTCGTCGACTCCTTAAAGGTTCACTTTCCTGATCATTTCTATGGTGAAATACCAGCCAGAGGATCCAACAGTGACAGTTGTTTGAAAATACGGTCTGCAGGTGAACctgtataaatgtatatttatggACCTCTGGGGAAAATGGAGTATGCTTGGCCATACAATATGGCAATTTAGTCCAGATACTTTCTGGGAATTGGATCTGTGACGTTTGCATGGATGAAGCAGTTCATTCAGACACTCATGAGAGGCTGGACTCCTGTGCTCGGGTTCTGACAGGCAGAACGTGGTTCAAAGGCTTACTGGTTCgtccacatttcttttcttaactGGGCGGGCAGAACTTGTTTGAAGTGCCGGCTTCTTTCATTCTGAGAGAAACTGGTGTGCGGTCTGTCAGCCGTTTCCTCCCTGACACATcccaggtgaggcacagcctttCTGAGGATCATTTGAAAGGCAGACAGACAAAAGGAGGCGTGTCAATGATTAAGAAACAAAGAGTGTTCTGTGGTGACGGGTAAGATCGCTTCTGATGGGACGTTTGCCATCGAACATCACCTCATGTCTTTGTCGAGCTTAACGGACAAATATCCACAACATGGGAAGATCAAGAAAAGATCATCACATTCAAGGACGTCAGTTATTATCTTTGATAATGAttctaaaaaagtattttgtgaaAATCCTGAATGGATCCAGAAAAACCCAAAGTAGTTATCTGAGAATTGAGACCCCTGGACGGAGTGACGGCTGCTCTTTGCCTCAATCCTAAACTCTGTTCTGAgtttgactgtatctgagaactggactgagtggcccttCCCGCTCTGGcgtgccaaacaggaagtggctccaagagaGCCAAATTCCCAAAGACTTTaatagagaaatgaacagctgttcctcagtcattctatcGGTCAGAAGAACCGATCTggatctgatactttttttaacatcatcttcttctttaattgttttttatttgttttgtagttCAGGTTATatattgaccaatcagatgcctcaataaaagtaggtggtgcctgctggcccccacatccaacgCTCGACTCAGACTGACTGGGACCAACCACTGCTTCCGTATCGCGGCTAAAAGCCGACTGAATTGACGTAATTTGGTTGGAGTGGAAAGTGAAGCGTTTTCtacgggtgacgtcacactgactcagtccaggtctctgaTACAGTCGATCTTTCTTTCCTATTTCCACTCCAAAGCTTGTTAGAGTCAAAGCGATGAATGGAATTTGTCTGGACTTGTGTCAGCAAAGCTTAATGGGACGGCTTTGTGTAACGGCAGCTGGTTTGAGGAATAGAAGTTCTACATAGTCTGGATGAGAGAATGAGAAGTGTTTGCTGGTTCTGGATCAGGATGGACCCTGAACCTCTTCTGGGTGGTTTTTCCTGCAGCTGGCGGTGGTCATGTGGCTGCTGACCTACGTGGGAGCAGTTTTCAACGGAATCACCCTCCTCATCCTGGGTAAGCCGCATACGCAGCATGTATATGATAGAACTGATCCTGGATGATGAGGATTTTTGGAGTTTTGTGTGGATTTGCATCATTTTCAATCAAACGTAGAGGCAGAAGTCAAATTCACATCAAACGGAGCATTAAAGTGTCAAATGAGTTCCCCTAAAAACTTCTTTCTCCCTCAGCGGACATCTTGCTGTTTGCTGTGCCTCCCGTCTATGAGAAGAACAAGGTAAGAAAAGGATAGATGCGACACCCCCTTGCCCCACCCACAAAACCCCACATggctttctgctgtgagctcacAGGGTGACTCGTCTTCATCAGACACTGAAGGCTTTCTTTATGGCTCATGTGGCTGCCGCCTCTGGCAGCTCACACAAAGAAACGCCCAAAGTCggaggatgaagatgagatGTGGACTGAGCTGCATGACCCAAATTACAAAAGTGAACTGTGGTGTCTTTAGATGAAGGACCGTAATTATCAAACATTCAAACACCCCATCTTCAGCTCTTCTGAATGTGTGTCCCCTTTCGTCAGACGGTCGGGATGATCCCAATCCTGATCATCACGATCAGAGCTTCCTTCACGAAGCTTCTCTTCTCCTGGTCGCTTTTGACCCTCGCCTTGAAGGAAGATCTGTTCCATAGAGGACGGTGCAAAGCctcagaaattgtgtttttattgaacatttgcACAAAACTTTGTTGAAATTTCAGTAGACACAATTTGTTAATTGCACGGTTTCCGATAAATCCTAATTCTGCGGATAAACATGAAGCACCTTGGGCCATAAGCCGTTCAAAAACACGGCGACGGATGTCAACAATACTTCAAATAGGAtccattcaaatttctgccacggcactagcgctcatcatcagtTCCTTTAAAATTGTTGTCTCCATTTAGCGAATTTGCTGGTAGATAGGAATCATTCATGAGGAGAAAACAGTGGCATcccaaaaacaaatgaagggTTTTCATTCTGCCCGCTTCTGGGCGTCTGGACGGTGTGTTTTAGTTTAAACTGCAAACACTTATGTTTCCAGGGTTTGTTTTCAACTCACTCCTATATTTTTCCAGCGAGTTAGTCGTGTTACGATGATAAAAACATGCTGCTGTCGGGCTTCTCTACATTAAAGTGTGCTTCTTCTCCTTGCAGACCCAGATCGATCAATACATCGATGTTGTTCGGACTCAAGTCAATGCGACAGTCGCAAAGTGAGTAAACCCTTTAAGTTCTTCCATCTCTGCCTGGGAATTTCCTATATTGTTCTCTCACCAAATCCTGGTTCACCTTTAgctgtttgattattttttctttcataactggtttctgcatcctgattggctgtagacacTGTCAATCAATCTACTCCTTGTACCGGGCGCAGGCTGTTTACCAAATCTACTTAAGTCTTTGATCCTGATCAGATCTCCGTTTTCACTTTATAATGCATGTTtgatttttctatgaaggtttaaactttgagagtttaaacgagagagaaaagtgtgaaaaatgtTTACGTGTGTCTGAGTAAAGCTTAAAACGTTGTACTATGCAGGTTATCTTCAAAGCGTAATCTCTGTGATAAACGAGAGAAAAAATTCTAGAAAAAATGCCTGAGAGCAGTTCAGTTTTGGAAGTGCCTCTGGTTGTTTGCATCGGCACTCCTGTGTGAAGATGAGCTTCAATCTGATCACAGATCAGATTAGGACTCCACTGTGTGAACGGGCCCTGAAGACATTGTTCATTACAAATTTGTCGTTCCTTccatttggaataaatcctttttGACATGCGTGGAactagacctgcacaataaattCTAAATCtgtcgttatcgcgatatcaagctgtgtgATACGCCGATCGCAAAAGACATAGAAAATTGCCATAAATGgtttccttaaatgtgctacaacaatcttatggcagcttgaagtatttcacAAAtgttcctcatatcgtgcagccttaCGCTGACCTATCTGAATACTGCAAACGGCCGTAGAGGAAGTCGTAGCGCAGTTGTGTCGTAAACAAACATGGCTGTGGTGTTTTTGACAATGACTATTCAGACGTCAGAACGTCCAGCCGGTGCTGAACTTCTCTCTCGGCCGCACAAACCTGAATGAGGCGCTGGGGTCACGTCAAGACTTGCAGCCAACAGCGATATTTAGACCCAAGTTCATTTAAGATGCGTAGATGTGTGTGAATATCAGCCGTACCTTTTTCTGGTGTTCACAAGCTGGACGGTGTAAATTCTGGCATGTGTCAAAGAGGGACAGACGACAGGACGATCGTTTCTTCATTCCGAGTGCTAGAACTTTGTTCCTcccctcctccaccaaagacgaGGAGCGTCTGGATCAAGGTGGGAGGGGACTGTTCTTCTGCAGTCCACCCATCAGGAGTGGAAGCGGTCTGGTCGTCCGCTTTCACAGGACTGTGGGGAGCAGCGTTTCCGCGTCCAAAAGCCGCCTCCGGAGCGCATCCCGATCATCCCGACCATCCCGATCCCGCTGCACTGCCCAGAGACCCGGCTCTCCGGAGTCCTCGTTCATGCAGAGCAGGCAGGCCGCTCCCACCCCCTTACCGGAGCACACGCTGTCTACGCATGACGTAAAAGACGGCGCAGGGATGCCCCACAATCAGAATGCCTGTTTGCATGCACAACAACCGGATCAACAGTCGGCATATCACACTGAATGAGTCTGATCTGGTCAGAATAAGAATAGATGCTGAATTCCAGAATAGATGCTGGAACAACCGTTCCAGCATCTCTATGAGGTTTCATTCTTTGGTCAGGGTGCAGcttcctgctcctctgctcCCATGCAGACCTGCGTTGCTCATGGGTAACGGTGAAGCTGCTGCAGGGATTCATCTCCCGTCACATGGCTGTTCTTCTGTCTTTCAGGTTGCAAGAGAAACTCCCCGGAGCCGTGAAACGAAGCAAAACAGAATAAACGCACCGCAGACCTACATCTCACAGTCATCTCTACCTTCCCTCCACCCTCTCTGAGGTTACTTCATCACCGCATCCAacctgacacccccccccccccaaatcagCGCTCATCGCTCCACCACCCCGAACTTTGCTAGGTAGAAATCTCAGACGCTTCTCGATGTTCAACCTAAAACTATTGACAGAGCTGTGGATGTGAAGACAGCGGCCGGGATCATGTGACGCTGCTGCGGGTCCCGCCCCGGCGGGATGGAGTCGGGGTCGAACTAGACCGAATCTATGGCCCGGTTTGGTGGATCGCCCCATGAAATGACGttagagggggaggggggtgtcgGGCTCTGCTGTCACTAATTGGCGTCTCTACGCTCTTTTAAGGCTTCTGAAATAAAAGGTTTTGGACAGCGAGCCAGCGGTGATGATTGGGTCTAGTTCGTCCGCGTCTGTTGGTTTTCTGATGTACAAACACTCGCCAAGTCAAAGGAGAGCCCCCTCCTTCCTCACCCAACCATGTTCTGGACGGGTTTGACCCGCACAGTTGGCGTCCTGCATTTAGATGACGAATTCTTATAGCCAACGTTATTTATAGGTCTGCTGCTTCCACCCCCCCTTTAGCTCGATAACAGCTTTTGTTGTAGTTCTGCTGTGTTCCGGAGCTTTCTCAGACTTTCAGACTTTCTAAAGTCTCACTGATGTGCAAAACAGAGAAATCACTGGAGTCCTTCGCTCTAATGCAACGTCCTACATGACTGACCAACAGTCTTTAAAGTGGTTAGATCATCATTTGGCTGAATAACTCCTGACTTCTACCTGGCAAAACCTTTAAACTTATAGACAGTTCTGTATATTTTTGCacagtttacaaacaaaaagctCAGTAAGTTGAAAAGTACCTTTTAGAAACTAGTTTATAAGTGAGGCTCATTAGCTGGAGTgaggttttattattttgttcttaGAGGTTTTCTTGGTTGGCTGCCATGAAGTGCATGTCATAGTATAAGTTAACGATGGTTTCACCCCTTCTATAGGTTCTACGGTATTCTCCACCTTGACTCTCGTTTATTAGGATTGCTTCTTTAATCGTTGGAGTGGTATTACTGCTTAATCTTGTTGAACCGACCGTGTGCACATGCATGTCCCTGAACGCCGACGCCAGCTTCAGGAGTCCTTGTTGGGTCCTGCTGCGTCTCGCTGAGACCTCGTCTACAAAGctaaagctgcagcagctgacacGACGCGCCGCTCCTCCGTTATTCATGTGAATGTGAAGAAGTGGTAGCTTGAAAAGGCGTCGATGTCGGTCCTCTAGGACCCGTTGGCAGCTCGGTTCCTGTGGTTTGTGGGTCTAAACAGATTCACGCGTCCAGGAGCCGCGTTCATCCTCACCACGGTAAGAACCAACCTGCAGGGATGCCAACACGTGAAGCGGTGCCTCAAAGCACCGTGGGAAATGAAGTTCTGGTAGAggatctccttttttttaatcagaaagtAGGAattttcagaacctgctgaggTTTTTCTGGAGAAATGGGGACATTTTCCCCGAAGGCGTCGTCCTTTGAGCCAATGTCCCAAACAGAGGGAAAACCGAACCCTCGTCACGGATGGCGTCAGGCTCCTGGTCGTGTTCTGGAAGTTCTCGCCGTGTTTCTTTGGACTCGTCGTCGTCGGCCTGTGGGTGTTCTCGCACTGCAGCTTTGTTTTGCGTCCGCTGTGATGGATTTTAGTTTTTGGAGCCTTCAGAGAGATGCTGCAGGAAGATAAGTGAAACATGTTTGTGGTCTCTGTTCTGATGTCAAAGTGAAACGAATAAAGATCATTCAAAGCTTTGGCTCCGTGTCGCTTTGATGTTGACTGAGCGCTCGCGCCGCCTCCTCTCGCCGTCACAGGGAGGAGGGGCCAAACGGGTTCTGTCCTGGTTGGTCTGGAAGGGTCCAGCTGGTTCTGCGGATCCCTACATCACCCAGAGACCAGAGTCTTCACTTCCTCCAGCAGCCCTTCATGACGCTTTAGGAGGTTGGACTTAAACGGTCATCGTTATAATTCcaagagcactgggaacgctttgatcatcttctgatcatTTTTCAGAATGAGACTTTGGATCAgcggtccccaaatccaggcctggagggccggtgtcattcatgttttccaaccattcTGCcactgaagctcc
This genomic window contains:
- the LOC101170222 gene encoding reticulon-3-B isoform X5 → MDSMTQSAQISSSQGFADGQNSAAKESKLSVKDLIHWRDPKKSGVVFGLSLLMLLSLAAFSVISVASYLLLALLIVTISFRIYKSVLQAVQKSNDGHPFKMLINKDVSIPPETFRKHVDASLTYINRGLKQMSRLFLVEDLVDSLKLAVVMWLLTYVGAVFNGITLLILADILLFAVPPVYEKNKTQIDQYIDVVRTQVNATVAKLQEKLPGAVKRSKTE